GAAATCCTGGTGCTGGGGGCTGCCAAAAGCGGTGTTGCGGCAGCACTGCTGTTGCATCAACACGGCGCCATCGTGACAGTGAATGATAGCAAGCCAAGGGATGCGATTGCACATGATGTGGAATGTCTGGAGGAAAAAGGGATTCGTGTCGTGACCGGTTCCCATCCGGAAGGGATTGTTCATAAGGATCTATACTGTATCGTCAAAAACCCGGGTATTCCCTATTCTGCAGCGCCGATCGCAGCAGCGCAAAAACTTTCGATACCGGTCTATACGGAAGTGGAGATTGCATATCAATATGCACAATCTCCATTTATCGGCATAACGGGGAGCAATGGGAAAACGACGACGACGACACTGGTAGGCGAGATGTTGGCATCTGCTCATGTGCCGAATGTGGTTGCAGGCAATATCGGAACAGCTCTTTCCACAATCGTCGGGGAAACAAAACCGAAGGAATGGATTGTCGCCGAATTAAGCAGTTTTCAATTGCTGGGAATTGAAACGTTTCGCCCGAAGATTGCGGCGATTTTAAATATATACCAGGCGCATCTGGATTATCATGGAGATCTGGCCTCGTATCGGGCCGCCAAAAGTCGTTTGTTGATGAACCAGACAGACGATGACTTTGCCGTGCTGAATTATGACAATGCGGCTGCGTGGGAATTAAACAGCGCGACAAAAGCCCGCGTGATTCCTTTCAGCAGGACGCAGCGTCTGGCGCAGGGCGTGTTTGTGCAGGAGGGATCTATACATATCCGCATCGGCGACAAGGATGCGGACGTTTGCAATGTGTCGGAACTGGCCCTGCCTGGAGAACACAATCTGGAAAATATTCTCGCTGCGACTGCCATCGCATTCCTTGCAGGCGCCGGCATCGAGGCGATTCGCGCCGTGCTTTTGACGTTCCGCGGCGTCGAACACCGGCTGGAATATGTAAAGACAGTCAATCAGGTGCAATATTTTAACGATTCCAAAGCGACCAACAGCGATGCGGCCATGCGCGCCATCGGTTCGTTTGCGCAGCCGGTCGTGTTAATCGCCGGCGGACTGGACCGCGGCGATGATTTTCGCAAGCTGGAAGAAGTGTTGGCGCGGCATGTGAAAGCTGTCGTGCTGCTGGGACAATCCCGTTTTGCCTTTGCGGAAGCGGCCAAACGCGCCCATGTCAAAGAGATCGAACTTGTGGACGGTTTGGCGGAAGCGGTCGAAAAGGCGGCACAGATGGCGGCGCCGGGGGATGTTGTGCTGTTGTCGCCCGCTTGCGCTTCATGGGATATGTTTCAATCTTTTGAAGAGCGGGGGAGCATGTTTAAACATTTCGTGCATACATTATAGCGATTAGAGGACAAGGGATATGGAGGTGGGGTATTGTTGCAGCACAATACCAAAAATTCAGTTCCGGACTTATGGATCGCTATAACGACGCTTCTGTTATTGATCGTCGGCATCGTCATCGTTTATAGTGCGAGTGCCGTAATGGCCGCTCAGAAGTATGGAGACGCTTTTTATTATGTAAAACGGCAGTTGATTTTTGCCGGTCTTGGCGTTGTGATGATGTTTGTCATGTTGCGTTTTGAATACCGGAAGCTGGAACAATATGCAAAGCCGATGCTGCTTTTGTGCGTGTTGTTTTTGATTGCCGTGTTGATCCCGGGAGTCGGACAAATCCGCAACGGTTCCAGGGCGTGGCTGGGCATCGGTTCCTTCGGGATTCAACCGTCCGAATTTGCAAAGTTGGGAATGATTTTATTTTTTTCGTACTATTTGGCTCGGCATCAGCATAGAATTCAATCGTTTCGCACAGGACTTTTGCCGCCCCTTTTTTTGATTGTGGCATTTGTCGGATTGATCATGCTGGAGCCGGATCTCGGCCAAAGCGCCGTGTTGGTCGGCACAGGACTGTTGCTGGTGTTCGCGGCAGGCGCCCGCGTCAAGCACTTGCTTTCACTTGCGAGTCTTGGAATTCCCGTGTTTGTGGCTTTGATCATCGTTGCGCCCTATCGCTTGAAGCGCATCATATCCTTTCTTGATCCCTGGAAATATCCATTAGGGGAAGGGTATCATATCATCCAATCGTTTTTTGCCATCGGTCCAGGCGGCTTGCTGGGACTGGGGCTTGGACACAGCAGGCAAAAATTTTTTTATCTGCCGGAACCACAGACCGATTTTGTATTTTCCATATTGGCGGAAGAACTTGGGTTTATCGGTGCAGTAACTGTCCTTTTATTGTTCCTGGTGCTGATCTGGCGGGGGATTCGCACGGCCATCACCGCTCCCGATGCATTCGGCACATTGCTGGCGACAGGCATAACAGGTATGATAGCTGTACAAGTCGTAATCAATATCAGCGTTGTGACAGGATCGATGCCTGTGACGGGAATTACTTTGCCTTTAATCAGCGCCGGCGGGTCGTCATTGACGTTGATGCTGACGGGAATTGGGATTTTATTGAATATTTCAAGGTATTCCAAATAGATCGACGTTTCATCAAATAGTTCAACCTTTCACAAGGAAGAAAGGGGAATGCACATGCGTGTGATTGTAACAGGCGGGGGTACGGGAGGACATATTTTCCCGGCCCTCGCTTTGGCACGTCATATAAAAGAAATGGAGCCAGACTCCGAATTTTTATACATTGGCACAGAGAAAGGGCTGGAGCATGATATCGTTCCGAAAGCGGGTCTTCCGTTTCAGACAATCGAAGTCATGGGTTTGAAACGGAAATTGGGAATCGATACGATTCGGACATTTATCGTTCTGCGCCGCGGATTAAGTCAGGCAAAACGCTTGCTGCGAGAGTTCAAGCCGGATGTAGTGATCGGTACGGGCGGCTATGTGTGCGCGCCGGTCGTGTATACGGCAGCAAAGATGAAAATCCCTACTGTCATACATGAACAGAATGCCATCCCTGGTTTGACCAATAAAATGTTGGCGCGCTATGCCAGTGTTGTTGCCGTTTCTTTCCCGGATTCGGAAAAATATTTCAAGCGTGCCAAGCGTGTGGTTATTAGCGGCAATCCGCGAGCCAGCGAATTTCGGCGGCTGCCGGCGGATGTTGCAAAAGAATCCTTGTCGGCGCTTCATCTGCAATCCGATAAGAAGACAGTCTTGGTGGTCGGAGGTTCCAGAGGGGCCAGGCCCATAAATGAAGCAGTCATCAGCATGCTGCAAAAGATTGAGAAAGAGAAAAAGTTTCAACTGCTGTATGTCACAGGCCAAGTGCATTATGAACAAATCAAAGAGGCATGTCGTCAAGCGGGGATCGGCGATTCGGATTGGATTTCCATTCAACCTTTTTTATACGATATGCCGAAAGTATTGTCTGCCGTCGATGTGATCGTCGGCAGGGCAGGCGCCACGTCGCTTGCGGAAATTACATCCATTGGCGTCCCGAGCATTTTAATTCCTTCGCCTTATGTAGCGAATAACCATCAGTTTTTTAATGCCAATTGGCTCGTCGAACACGGGGCGGCGCTTTTGATTCCGGAAGCCGAACTGAACGGAGAGCGGCTGTATCAAGAAATCTGCAAGATTGTCGGTTCCGCTGCAGTTGCCGGGAAAATGGCTGACCAGAGCCGGGATCTTGGCTATCCGCATGCGGCAGAGATTTTATATACGACGATTCAACAAATCATCAAGGGCTAGGCGCATTAGGTTGGGCGTTTGTCACCGATTTCCCCGGTATGCCATATGATGGGTATACAAGGCGTGGAAACAAGAGACATAAGAAAGTATTGTGAGAAAGTTTGGAGGTACGTTACATCATGTATACGGAAAAAATCCCACAACTGTTGGAAGCCTGTGATGTCGGTGAAGTGTTCTATCAGGAACCGCTGGCTCGCCATACAACATGGCGGATTGGCGGGCCGGCAGATGTTCTGGTCATTCCCAAAACCATCACGCACATCCGGCAGATCATGCGAATCGTCAATGCTCACCGGATTCCGGTTTTTTTTCTCGGCCGTGGATCCAATCTTTTGGTTCGCGATGGAGGAATCCGTGGTGTAGTAGTCAAACTTTCCGATACTTTGACTCATATTTCGATCGAACCGGGCCATCAGTTGCTCGTGGAAGCTGGTCGATCCTTTGTTTCCGCCGCTAATTTCGCGATTCGCAATGGATTGAGTGGGCTCGAGTTTGCGACAGGAATTCCCGGAGCGGTTGGCGGTGCAGTGATGATGAATGCCGGGGCGCATGGCGGAGAAGTCAAGGATGTATTGGTTTCTGCCGATGTCATCGATGAGGCGGGACAAATACGTACGATGACAAATCGGGATTTTCAGTTTGCCTACAGGTATAGTTGTTTGAAAGACCATCCGTTGCCGGTTGTCCGCGCGTTGTTTCAATTGCGGCCGGGAGACGCGGAAGAAATGAAACAACGCGTGAAGCAATGGAGCAAAAAGCGCCAGTCCTCACAACCTTTGTCGATGCCGAATTGCGGCAGTGTATTTCGCAATCCGGAAGGCACATATGCGGGAAAGTTGATTGAAGATTCGGGCTTGAAAGGAACTTGTATCGGAACTGCTCAAATTTCGGAACTGCATGCAAACTTTATCGTCAACCGTGGTGGTGCGAAGGCATCCGATGTGATTCGCCTGATTGAACTTGTACAGGCGACAATTCTTCGTAACTATGGCATTACACTCATTCCGGAAGTGCGCATCGTGGGAGAAGATTAGACTCCTGGGGGTGACACGGTGGATACGCTGGCAATTGAAGGAGGCAAGTTATTACAAGGAACCGTACGTGTACATGGAGCAAAGAATGCTGCGTTGCCCATTATGGCCGCTACACTGTTGGCAGATGGCGAATGTATACTGGAAGATGTTCCAGATTTGAAAGATATCGATGTGATGATGGAAATCCTTTCGAGTTTAGGTGCGGTGACCACACGTTCTGACGCAATAGTAACTGTCGATGCTACGACCATTCACCAACATCTGGTGCAAGATGAAATGATGCGGAAAATGCGGTCATCCATTTTTTTAATGGGACCACTATTGTCAAAATTTGGTCAAGTGCGCATTTCCAAACCAGGCGGTTGCACAATTGGGACGCGGCCGATTGATTTCCACTTAAAAGGAATGAAGGCACTCGGCGCTGAAATTATCGAAGCAAATGGTTATGTCGAGTGCCGGGCAAAACGGCTGCAGGGGAACCATATCTATCTTGATTATCCTTCCGTGGGTGCAACGGAAAATCTGATGATGGCTGCCGCATTGGCAGAAGGCACGACCATCATCGGCAATGCAGCACGAGAGCCGGAGATTGTGGATTTGGCGAATTTCCTTCGTTCCATGGGTGCTTCGATTTCCGGTGCCGGCGAAGACACAATCGTGATTGAAGGCGTCGATACACTGCAGCCGGTGAATTATCGGATTATCCCGGATCGCATTGTCGCTGGTACGCTTGTATTGGCGGTAGCTGCAACAGGCGGCGATGTAGAGCTGCAAAATGTCCGACCGCAGCATTTGGGTGTAGTCTTGACAAAATTGCGGGAAGCAGGTGTGGAAATTCGTACCTATATGGATCGGATTCTGATTCGCAGACGCCGTCCCCTGACAGCGATTGACCGGATCCAGACAGCTCCATATCCAGGTTTTCCGACCGATCTGCAAGCGCCCTTTATGGCTGTATTGACATTAGCCAAAGGTACAAGTGTGATTTCCGAGACGGTTTTTGAGGAACGGTTTAAGCATGTGAGCGAATTGCAACGAATGGGTGCCAATATTAAAGTCGATTTGCGAACTGCGTTTGTACAAGGCGTTTCCAAGTTGACGGGAGCATCCGTGGCGGCGACTGATTTGCGGGCGGGAGCGGCGTTGGTGATTGCGGGCTTGGCTGCGGAAGGAACGACGATTGTTGAACAAGTGCACCATATTGATCGCGGATATCAACAAATCGAACAGGTATTGCAATCGTTGGGTGCATCGATTCAACGGACATATCGCAAATGGTAATGCAACAAAATCACGGGATCATGAACAAAGAGCCCTTCGAATGAAGAAGGGTTTTTTGATGCATACACAGAAAGTATTTAAATGGACTATGCTCTGTATTATTTTGTTAGATTTCAAAATGAATGCACACATGGTATAATACGAACGCCTATCCTCATGTTTTGTTACGGACACATGATAAAAATAACCACTGGTCCTTGGCGCCTTTCAATACAAATATACAAACCCTTTGTTTGCATGCATTCATGGATATCGTTTGTTTTTATACGCCAGACTGCTTGCTTGTACTGATTACTTGCTTGTGCGTTCTTTCCATTATATAGTAAAACACCGGATTGGATGACATCATTGCTTAAATGGAGGAGAATGAGTTTCATGCAACTACACTCGCAGATCGGTTCCTATCAACAACCGAAGAAACAACCGAATCGTCCGAACCGAAAAGCCCTGATTTTTGTCGTGCTCTTTTTTATATGTGCAGCAGCTGCTATTTTTGTTGAATCACCTTTGTCAAAAGTACGTACGATTCAAGTCATCGGTGCAAAGCAAGTCCCAGCCGATCAAATTCTTCAGTGGTCGCAAGTGCAAAAAGGCGAAAGCATATGGAAAGTGCATGCTGCGGAGATTCAGGCGCAAATAAAGAAGCATCTTCCATTAATTCAAAGAGTGGATGTTGCAACGCATTATCTTACAGGTCGAGTGGATATCGCAGTTGCTGAAAAATCGATTGCGGCAGTCTATATCAGCAATGCGAAAATGTATCAGATATTGAACGATGGAACGGTCTTTGCAGAGATTCCACTCGGCAGTGCAGCGGATAAGCCGATCATCAGCGAAGATAAGATGGAACAGGTAAAAGTAGGGCAAAAGCTGGCAAATTCCCAATTGGCCGTCATTTGCAGCCAGGTGGGAAATGTAGCGCCTTTCGTATCGGAGCAAATCTCGGAAATACACGTGAATGCAGACAATACATGGACAGTCTTTATGAAAGACGGCAATGAAATCGAATTGCCAAGCGGAACACTGGAAACAAATATGAAGCTGTATCCGGACATTCAAAAAAGTATTGCCGATAAAAAACTTCCGCCGGGCATGATCCATGTGTATGCAGGCAAGCTGGTATATTCACCATTTCAAACAAACGGGAAAGGAAATTAGGATATGAATGTACAAAATCGGCTCATTGTTTCGTTGACGTTTATTTCCGTGATTCTCGGAACCATGGTCGCTTTGCAATATCGAACCATACATAATTCGCCTGCCCGTACGTTTCTCGAGCAGATGGACGGCAATACCAAGCAATTGCAAGCGGAATTGAATGCATTGCATCAATTTAACAGCAAACAGGAAAAGCACTTGAATTCACTCAATCAGCAGTTGTCGCAATATGAAAAGCAGACGGCGGAAGGCTCGAGCGCGATGAAAACCATTCAGAACGAATTAAATGAGGCGAAAATCTTGTCCGGATCGATCCCGGTACACGGGCCGGGAATCATTCTCACGATTAACGACAGTCAAAAAGCGCCGGAAAAAGGAGCAAATATCGAACTGTCACTTACACATGATTGGGATGTCCGCAGTGTGATAAACGAATTGTTTACAGCAGGTGCGGAGGCAATCTCTGTAAATGGTGTGCGAATTGTCAGCACATCAGGCGTATTTTGCATTGGACCGGTGATTAAGGTGAACGACGTACGTCTCGTTCCGCCGTTTGATATCGATGCGATCGGGAATCCCAATACTTTGGCTACCGCCCTTAATATTCGCGGTGGAATTCTCGATTATCTGCGCAGCCGCGGCCTGGAAATTACGGCTCCCAAACAGGAACAAGACATTCATATCAAAGCATTTACAGCAGGACCCGTCGACAACGGTTCATCTGGCAATGGGTCATAAGGAGGAGTTGCTCGATGGATCGCCAGAAACGCTTGTTTCGGCTCAGTTTGTTTGGTATTAGTGTATTGCTCGGAGTGATGCTGACCATCCAGTACTCGGTCGCGCATCGTCCGAAACAAACCATTACCCAGGATTACCTGTCTTTGAAAACACAAGTGCAAGTGGAACTGGAAAAACAAAAAAGGATTGAAGAATCCATCCAAAAAACACAGCAACAATTGGATGAATTTAAACGGTCAAAAGGCAATACGGCGCAGATGAAGACTGTGATGGAAAATGAATTGTCCAAATCGAGGCAGGAAGCAGGTTTGACGCCCGTATCCGGCTCGGGCTTACGAATCATTATTTCGGATCAGCCTTCGTTTCAAGTCGGACATCCTGCGACGATTGCCGTTTTCAATGCACAGGCATTGGAAATGATCATCAATTATCTTTTCAGCAACGGCGCACAGGCGATTGCAATCAATCATCAACGGCTTGTGACTACATCGTCCATTCGACAAGTCGGCGGCATTACAGATACGGTAGGTTCCATTCAGGTCAATGCGGTTCCGATTGCCGCCCCTTATGAGATCGATGCGATTGGTAATATTACACAAATGGAAGCCGTTCTTACCGTCAATAAAGTAGTGGAAGATTTGGCGCTCATGGGGAAAGTTGCGACAATCTATCAGGAGACCAAGAAAGACGGTATTACGCTTCCTGCCTATAACGGTTTGTTGCCAGGGCGATATGCAAAACAGGAGGATGCAAAAAAATGATCTGGATACCTTTGCTAGGGTTAGTAGTGGGTGTGGCGATTGGATTGGGTGTGAATGTATCCATTCCCACACAATACAGCAGTTATTTGTCGATTGCTGTTTTGGCGGCTTTGGATACTGTTTTTGGCGGGATCCGGGCAGGTCTCGAGCGGCATTTCGACAATAAAGTATTTATCTCCGGCTTTTTTTCGAATACGCTGTTGGCGGCTTTCTTGGCGTTCATCGGAGAACAACTGGGTGTTGACTTGTATTTGGCGGCCGTATTTGCTTTTGGCGTTCGCCTATTTCAAAATATTGCCGTGATTCGCAGAGTTTTGCTAGGAAAACGAAAATCAACTGTGGAATAATAGATTGTATGGTAATATTTTTCATAGAAAAAATTTGCGATAAAAAAGGGAATTCTCAATATGCGTTGAATTTATTCCGTTACAGGTATGTTTTCAGGCAAGGAGGTGCCATAGTTTGAACAAAGGAGATCTCATCGTCAGTCTGGATATCGGAACTTCGAAAGTTCGTGTCATCATTGGGGAATTGAACGGTTCCAGCATCAACATTATCGGTGTCGGATCCGCTGACGGTGACGGTATACGCAAAGGAGCAATTGTTGATATAGATAAAACGGTACAATCCATACGGGAAGCGATTGATCTGGCAGAACGAATGGTAGGAATTCAGATCAATTCCGCATACATAGGAATTGCTGGCAATCATATCGCATTGCAGAGCAGTCATGGCGTTGTGGCGGTTTCCTCACCGGATCGGGAAATCGGCGAAGAAGATATTTCGCGGGTGATACAGGCAGCCCGTGTCATGGCATTGCCGCCGGAACGGGAAATTATCGACGTTGTTCCCAAAGGATTTGTGGTGGATGGGTTAGGTGAAATTACAGATCCGCGGGGCATGATCGGCGTGCGGCTGGAAGTCGAAGCGCATATTTTGACAGGTTCCAAAACAATCATTCATAATTTGGTTCGCTGTGTGGAGCGTGCCGGCATCCAGATTGCAGGGCTTGTCTTTTTGCCCCTTGCTGCCAGTACGATCGCTCTTTCCCACGATGAATGCAAGCTTGGAGTCGCACTGATTGACATGGGTGCCGGTTCGACGAGCGTGTCGATATTCGAAAAAGGAATCTTGACAGCTACATCCGTTTTGCCGATTGGCGGCGACCATATTACAAATGATATTGCGATCGGATTTCGAACGCAAACCGAAATCGCCGAACAGATCAAAATCAAATACGGATGTGCGCTGGTTGGATTGGCTTCTGAAGATGAAAAATTTAAAATTCCCCGAATTGGCAGCCAAGCAGATAAGGAATATACGCAAGCGGATTTGGCCAACGTGATTGAACCGCGTTTGCAAGAAATTTTCGGCCTGATCCGAAGGGAAGTGGAACGCCTCGGATTCGCGAAGGATATTCCCGGCGGCTATGTTTTGTGCGGCGGTGTAGCGAGTCTGAACTCCGCTGACAAGCTGGCCGAGTTTGAGCTTGCTGCACCTGTAAGGATCGCGGTACCGGAATTTCTTGGCGTTCGGGATGCATCTTTTGTCAACGGTGTAGGTATCATTCGCTATGCAAGCCAACACTATATTCGAACGGTTATGGCATCTGGAAATACGAAAATGAAAACAAAAGTGAAGCAAAGCAATGGAATCATGGATAAAGTAAAAAATTGGTTTTCTGAATTTATTTAATTTATCCTTACAAAATTCCTAGAAACAGGTAAAATGAAGATAGCTTTCTTTGACTGCTAGTGCGTGTTCAAAAATTGGTTAAGTAAGGACTGCTTTTTGAACATCCTCTAATAGAGTCGAAACGAGTGTGGTTGCAGACGTGATGGCATACGAGGAGGACAATTTGGATGTTAGAGTTTGACATGGATATTGAAGCCATGGCCCAAATTAAAGTCATCGGAGTAGGCGGCGGCGGTTGTAACGCCGTAAACCGAATGATTGAAGCTGGGATCAAAGGTGTAGATTTTATTACTGTGAATACAGATGCCCAAGCATTACATATGTCAAAAGCGGAGATACGGTTGCAAATCGGTGAAAAGCTGACACGCGGACTTGGTGCAGGAGCGAATCCGGATATCGGCAAAAAAGCTGCGGAAGAATCCAGGGAAGCGATCATGAATGCCTTGAAAGGCGCGGATATGGTATTCGTAACGGCTGGCATGGGTGGAGGCACCGGAACGGGAGCAGCCCCGGTCATTGCCGAAATCGCCAAAGAATTAGGGTCTTTAACAGTCGGCGTCGTAACAAAACCCTTCACGTTTGAGGGCCGCCGCCGCCAAACGCAAGCGGAGACGGGGATTTCGAGCCTGAAAGAGAAAGTGGATACGCTCATCGTCATTCCCAATGATCGGCTGTTGGAAATCGTTGATCGCAATACGCCGATGCTTGAAGCGTTTCGCGAAGCGGACAACGTATTGCGCCAAGGCGTATCCGGCATTTCTGACCTAATCGCCGTACCCGGTCTGATCAACGTCGACTTTGCCGATGTCAAAACCATTATGACGGAACGAGGTTCCGCATTGATGGGGATCGGGATTGCTTCCGGTGAAAATCGGGCGGCTGAAGCAGCAAAGAAAGCCATTTGTTCGCCATTGCTTGAGACGAGCATCGATGGAGCGCACGGTGTGTTGATGCATATTGCCGGGGGCAGCAATTTAAGCTTGTTTGAAGTAAATGAGGCAGCCGATATCGTATCTTCTGCTGCCGATCCTGAGGTGAATATGATTTTCGGCGCCGTCATCAACCAGGATTTAAAAGATGAAATTATTGTAACGGTGATTGCGACAGGATTTGAACACAAACAGCAGGCGCCGCAAGCAAAGCCTTTGTCAAAGCTCGGACCATTCCAAACAAACAATCTTCCGACAGGAGATAATCTGGATATCCCTGCTTTCTTGCGCCGCAATAAAAACAATTTCTAAAACGCCCCATACACAGCAAACATGGTAGAATGTACACTACCATGTTTTTTATTTCTTTTATTCCCCCTGCAAGATTGTCGAATCTTTTTTCTATGTATCCGTCAAGTTCTGACAACCTTCGTAATAGAAATATACTATACTATGGACATTCCCTTGAACGGACTAGAATGTAGAATGACCCAAAAATTCATGTCTATGTAGGTGTTCCAGTCATGGTTGTATATTTGGACCTCGTGTTTCTAGTCAATTTTATTCTCGATCTGTTTTTAATTTGGATGACGGGGATCGTTTTGCGGCAACGCTTGCGACTGTGGCGGGGCATCGTCTCGGCGATCATTGGGACGGCTTACACATTCGTCATTTTTTTTCCGCAGATGCACGTTTTCATGTCAATTTCAGCTAAATTTTTGCTTTCCGTTGTCATGATTGTGTGCGCATTTGGTTGGTATGGACCCCTCGAATGTTTAAAGCGATTGCTGTCTTTTTATCTTGTATCGTGCATGTTGGGCGGTGCGGCATATGCCATCGCTTTTCTTGTAGGCACGCAGGAGACAGCAAAAGCAGGGCTCGTATTTCTGTCTGGATCCCATGTTTTGACGGCCAATATCATCATGGTTGCATTGATTATCGCACCCGTGTTTGTATGGTTATGTTGGAAAAAGGTTTGGGTGTATATGCAGCAGATTCGCCGCCAGGAAGGGGAGCTTTGGAGCGTTCAGATTTCGGTTTGCGGCAAAGAGATGACATGTACAGGCCTTTTGGATACGGGCAATGGACTCCTTGATCCGATCAGCAAACAACCGGTTACAGTCGTGACGTTGTCAGCTTTAAAACCGATTTTGCCTGAGGAACTCGTCAAACGTTTGGAAAGTGATTCCAGCAAGATCGTCCATGCCATTACGGAAATCGATTGGAATGAGGACTGGATGAGCCGATTTCGGATTATTCCGTTTCGTGCGATTGGTGTATCGTCAGGGATGATGGTGGCATTTCAACCGGATCGTGTAAAACTCTGGAGAGAGAATCAGCAGGAACGGGTGATCACTCGTGGATTGATTGGAATCAGTACACAAATGATGTCGAAAACAGAAACATTTTCTGCCATCGTGCATCCACTGTTACTGGCATAACTACCAACCTTTGAACCGGCAACGGGACATGAAAATCAAAACACGAATGGTTCGAGCAGGATAGTAGAGTCTATGGTATGTACTATCCTTTACATAGAAGAGTTCACATGGGATGGAAGGAGTAAATTGCATGAGACCGACACTTAAATTCCGCTTACAACTCCGAATCTTACTTGTACGTATTCTCCTGCTATTGGGTGAACGTCCGCATGAGATCCATTATGTCGGAGGAAGTGAAGCGCTTCCGCCGCCGTTAACGAGGGAAGAAGAAGAATATTTGCTGGACAAATTGCCTTCGGGCGATGAAGCGATTCGCTCGATTTTAATTGAGCGGAACCTTCGACTCGTCGTTTATATTGCCCGCAAATTTGAAAATACAGGCATACATATTGAAGATTTGGTATCTATTGGAACAATTGGATTGATCAAAGCGGTCAATACGTTCGATCCGGAGAAAAAAATCAAACTTGCGACATATGCGTCCCGCTGTATCGAAAATGAAATTTTGATGTATTTGCGGAGAAATAATAAGATTCGTTCCGAAGTCTCCTTTGACGAGCCCTTGAACGTCGATTG
Above is a window of Fodinisporobacter ferrooxydans DNA encoding:
- a CDS encoding small basic family protein; the encoded protein is MWIPLLGLVVGVAIGLGVNVSIPTQYSSYLSIAVLAALDTVFGGIRAGLERHFDNKVFISGFFSNTLLAAFLAFIGEQLGVDLYLAAVFAFGVRLFQNIAVIRRVLLGKRKSTVE
- the ftsA gene encoding cell division protein FtsA, whose product is MNKGDLIVSLDIGTSKVRVIIGELNGSSINIIGVGSADGDGIRKGAIVDIDKTVQSIREAIDLAERMVGIQINSAYIGIAGNHIALQSSHGVVAVSSPDREIGEEDISRVIQAARVMALPPEREIIDVVPKGFVVDGLGEITDPRGMIGVRLEVEAHILTGSKTIIHNLVRCVERAGIQIAGLVFLPLAASTIALSHDECKLGVALIDMGAGSTSVSIFEKGILTATSVLPIGGDHITNDIAIGFRTQTEIAEQIKIKYGCALVGLASEDEKFKIPRIGSQADKEYTQADLANVIEPRLQEIFGLIRREVERLGFAKDIPGGYVLCGGVASLNSADKLAEFELAAPVRIAVPEFLGVRDASFVNGVGIIRYASQHYIRTVMASGNTKMKTKVKQSNGIMDKVKNWFSEFI
- the spoIIGA gene encoding sigma-E processing peptidase SpoIIGA: MVVYLDLVFLVNFILDLFLIWMTGIVLRQRLRLWRGIVSAIIGTAYTFVIFFPQMHVFMSISAKFLLSVVMIVCAFGWYGPLECLKRLLSFYLVSCMLGGAAYAIAFLVGTQETAKAGLVFLSGSHVLTANIIMVALIIAPVFVWLCWKKVWVYMQQIRRQEGELWSVQISVCGKEMTCTGLLDTGNGLLDPISKQPVTVVTLSALKPILPEELVKRLESDSSKIVHAITEIDWNEDWMSRFRIIPFRAIGVSSGMMVAFQPDRVKLWRENQQERVITRGLIGISTQMMSKTETFSAIVHPLLLA
- a CDS encoding DUF881 domain-containing protein, which encodes MNVQNRLIVSLTFISVILGTMVALQYRTIHNSPARTFLEQMDGNTKQLQAELNALHQFNSKQEKHLNSLNQQLSQYEKQTAEGSSAMKTIQNELNEAKILSGSIPVHGPGIILTINDSQKAPEKGANIELSLTHDWDVRSVINELFTAGAEAISVNGVRIVSTSGVFCIGPVIKVNDVRLVPPFDIDAIGNPNTLATALNIRGGILDYLRSRGLEITAPKQEQDIHIKAFTAGPVDNGSSGNGS
- the sigE gene encoding RNA polymerase sporulation sigma factor SigE, encoding MRPTLKFRLQLRILLVRILLLLGERPHEIHYVGGSEALPPPLTREEEEYLLDKLPSGDEAIRSILIERNLRLVVYIARKFENTGIHIEDLVSIGTIGLIKAVNTFDPEKKIKLATYASRCIENEILMYLRRNNKIRSEVSFDEPLNVDWDGNELLLSDVLGTENDTIYRNIEEQVDRKLLYKALDKLNERERKIMELRFGLANGTEMTQKDVADLLGISQSYISRLEKRIIKRLRKEFNKML
- the ftsZ gene encoding cell division protein FtsZ, producing MLEFDMDIEAMAQIKVIGVGGGGCNAVNRMIEAGIKGVDFITVNTDAQALHMSKAEIRLQIGEKLTRGLGAGANPDIGKKAAEESREAIMNALKGADMVFVTAGMGGGTGTGAAPVIAEIAKELGSLTVGVVTKPFTFEGRRRQTQAETGISSLKEKVDTLIVIPNDRLLEIVDRNTPMLEAFREADNVLRQGVSGISDLIAVPGLINVDFADVKTIMTERGSALMGIGIASGENRAAEAAKKAICSPLLETSIDGAHGVLMHIAGGSNLSLFEVNEAADIVSSAADPEVNMIFGAVINQDLKDEIIVTVIATGFEHKQQAPQAKPLSKLGPFQTNNLPTGDNLDIPAFLRRNKNNF
- a CDS encoding DUF881 domain-containing protein, producing the protein MDRQKRLFRLSLFGISVLLGVMLTIQYSVAHRPKQTITQDYLSLKTQVQVELEKQKRIEESIQKTQQQLDEFKRSKGNTAQMKTVMENELSKSRQEAGLTPVSGSGLRIIISDQPSFQVGHPATIAVFNAQALEMIINYLFSNGAQAIAINHQRLVTTSSIRQVGGITDTVGSIQVNAVPIAAPYEIDAIGNITQMEAVLTVNKVVEDLALMGKVATIYQETKKDGITLPAYNGLLPGRYAKQEDAKK